One region of Oryza sativa Japonica Group chromosome 5, ASM3414082v1 genomic DNA includes:
- the LOC4339282 gene encoding uncharacterized protein — protein MSWLARSIAATLSSPRGEPDPDADEPDHAGDRASSPEGSSPRDPDSDEAEQPDTPSRRGVKDDISELTETLTRRLWGVASFLAPPPPPESSTPRGEEEEEGRDGEEESAQSPRIAGIRSDLAEIGGRVRSGISMLQSNKAVAEISKIASSLLPFGQGDADEGEPVAGVTEEVVVFVRHISTRPETWLDFPLFISERYADDFELSDAQYVHALSMEHLVPSLSDIKAAICSTDMSEACFWKIYFVLLHSKLNKQDAELLSTPQILQAREELLQSLQTKNKRGSEVPEEEESSKTVIMSSAPAEEKVIQPSSIENKAGKPEVSSFEEPSSDISPDVEAEKFPIAITEMEIVDKSVIEEELSVKNETKSLAIEPKIHSETDEDEVDEWPDDDDDAEEVVGTEGNRTSLGQEEDVSFSDLEDDDDDGNKGIAK, from the exons ATGTCGTGGCTCGCGCGCTCCATCGCGGCGACGCTCTCCTCGCCGCGCGGCGAGCCGGaccccgacgccgacgagcccgaccacgccggcgacaGGGCGTCCTCCCCGGAGGGTTCCTCCCCGCGTGACCCCGACTCCGACGAGGCCGAGCAGCCCGACACCCCGAGCCGCCGCGGCGTCAAGGACGACATCTCCGAGCTCACCGAGACCCTCACCCGCCGGCTCTGGggcgtcgcctccttcctcgcgcccccgcccccgccggagtcctccaccccgcgcggggaggaggaggaggagggtagGGATGGGGAAGAGGAGTCAGCGCAGTCGCCGCGGATCGCGGGGATCCGGAGCGATCTGGCGGAGATTGGGGGGAGGGTGAGGAGCGGCATCTCGATGCTGCAGAGCAACAAGGCGGTGGCGGAGATATCCAAGATCGCGTCCTCCCTCCTGCCATTTGGGCAGGGGGATGCGGACGAGGGGGAGCCCGTGGCTGGCGTCACTGAGGAGGTTGTGGTGTTCGTGCGGCACATCTCGACCAGGCCCGAGACTTGGCTCGATTTCCCACTGTTCATCAGTGAGCGCTATGCAGATG ACTTTGAACTTTCGGATGCTCAGTATGTGCATGCATTATCCATGGAGCACCTTGTGCCAAGCCTGTCAGATATAAAAGCTGCCATTTGCTCTACTGATATGAGTGAAGCATGTTTCTGGAAGATATATTTTGTGCTTCTGCACTCGAAACTCAACAAGCAAGACGCTGAACTTCTTTCAACACCACAG ATCCTACAAGCAAGGGAGGAATTGCTGCAAAGTTTACAGACTAAGAATAAGCGAGGATCTGAGGTTCCGGAGGAAGAGGAATCATCAAAAACTGTGATTATGTCCTCTGCCCCTGCTGAAGAGAAAGTGATACAACCTTCAAGCATTGAAAACAAAGCTGGAAAACCAGAGGTTTCATCGTTCGAAGAACCCAGTTCTGATATCTCGCCAGATGTCGAGGCTGAAAAGTTCCCCATTGCAATTACAGAGATGGAAATAGTAGACAAGTCGGTAATTGAAGAAGAGTTGTCAGTGAAAAATGAAACCAAGAGTTTAGCCATCGAGCCCAAAATTCATTCCGAGactgatgaagatgaagttgaTGAATGGCctgatgatgacgacgatgcAGAAGAGGTGGTTGGCACAGAAGGTAACAGAACTTCACTGGGACAGGAGGAAGATGTATCGTTCAGTGATCTggaggatgacgatgacgatggcaaTAAAGGGATAGCGAAGTAG
- the LOC4339283 gene encoding probable xyloglucan glycosyltransferase 7, with protein sequence MAPSWWGRSGGGGVGNGGGTPVVVKMENPNWSISEVEAAEVAPGSPAGAGKAGRGKNARQITWVLLLKAHRAAGRLTGAASAALAVASAARRRVASGRTDADAAPGESTALRARSYGCIRVSLVLSLLLLAVEVAAYLQGWHLEEVASLLAVDGLFAASYAGWMRLRLDYLAPPLQFLTNACVALFMVQSIDRLVLCLGCFWIRFKGIKPVPQAAAAGKPDVEAGAGDYPMVLVQMPMCNEREVYQQSIGAVCNLDWPKSNFLVQVLDDSDDATTSALIKEEVEKWQREGVRIIYRHRVIRDGYKAGNLKSAMNCSYVKDYEFVVIFDADFQPQADFLKRTVPHFKGKDDVGLVQARWSFVNKDENLLTRLQNVNLCFHFEVEQQVNGAFLNFFGFNGTAGVWRIKALEDSGGWMERTTVEDMDIAVRAHLKGWKFVFLNDVECQCELPESYEAYRKQQHRWHSGPMQLFRLCFVDIIKSKIGFWKKFNLIFLFFLLRKLILPFYSFTLFCVILPMTMFVPEAELPAWVVCYIPATMSILNILPAPKSFPFIVPYLLFENTMSVTKFNAMISGLFQLGSAYEWVVTKKSGRSSEGDLVGLVEKHSKQQRVGSAPNLDALTKEESNPKKDSKKKKHNRIYRKELALSFLLLTAAARSLLSAQGIHFYFLLFQGVSFLVVGLDLIGEQVE encoded by the exons ATGGCGCCGTCGTGGTGGgggaggagtggaggaggaggagtcggcAATGGGGGTGGCACGCCGGTGGTGGTGAAGATGGAGAATCCGAACTGGTCAATctcggaggtggaggcggcggaggtggcgccgggTTCGCCGGCGGGGGCGGGCAAGGCCGGGCGCGGCAAGAACGCGCGCCAGATCACGTGGGTGCTGCTGCTCAAGGCGCACCGCGCCGCGGGGCGGCTCACgggcgccgcgtccgccgcgctcgccgtcgcgtccGCGGCGAGGCGCAGGGTGGCGTCCGGGCggaccgacgccgacgccgcgccgggGGAGAGCACGgcgctgcgggcgcgctcctacggcTGCATCCGGGTGTCCCTCGTCCTGTctctgctgctgctcgccgtcgaGGTCGCCGCCTACCTCCAGGGGTGGCACCTCGAGGAGGTGGCGTcgctcctcgccgtcgacggcctCTTCGCCGCCTCCTACGCCGGGTGGATGCGCCTCCGCCTCGactacctcgcgccgccgctccagttCCTCACCAACGCCTGCGTCGCCCTCTTCATGGTCCAGAGCATCGACCGCCTCGTCCTCTGCCTCGGCTGCTTCTGGATCAGGTTCAAGGGCATCAAGCCCGTgccgcaggccgccgccgccggcaagccgGACGTCGAGGCTGGCGCCGGCGACTACCCCATGGTGCTCGTCCAGATGCCCATGTGCAACGAGAGAGAG GTGTACCAGCAATCCATTGGGGCAGTTTGCAACCTGGACTGGCCAAAGTCAAACTTCTTGGTGCAGGTGTTGGACGATTCTGATGATGCTACCACTTCTGCGCTGAtcaaggaggaggtggagaaatGGCAGCGGGAGGGCGTGCGCATCATATACCGGCACCGGGTGATCCGGGATGGCTACAAGGCTGGAAACCTTAAATCAGCCATGAATTGCAGTTATGTGAAGGATTATGAGTTTGTTGTCATATTTGATGCCGATTTCCAACCACAAGCCGATTTCCTGAAGCGAACCGTGCCACATTTCAAG GGGAAGGATGACGTTGGGTTGGTTCAGGCAAGATGGTCTTTCGTAAACAAGGATGAGAACCTGCTGACTAGACTACAGAACGTAAATTTGTGCTTCCACTTTGAGGTGGAGCAGCAGGTGAATGGTGCATTCCTCAACTTCTTTGGATTCAATGGAACTGCCGGAGTTTGGAGAATTAAGGCGCTTGAGGATTCGGGGGGCTGGATGGAGAGAACAACAGTGGAGGACATGGATATTGCTGTCCGAGCACATCTTAAGGGATGGAAGTTTGTCTTCCTGAATGATGTTGAG TGTCAATGTGAGTTGCCAGAATCATATGAAGCGTACAGAAAGCAGCAACACAGGTGGCACTCAGGTCCCATGCAATTGTTCAGACTCTGCTTTGTGGACATTATAAAATCTAAG ATTGGGTTCTGGAAGAAGTTCAACCTCATattccttttcttcctcctccgcaaGCTCATCCTACCCTTCTATTCATTCACACTTTTCTGTGTCATCCTTCCCATGACAATGTTTGTTCCTGAAGCTGAGCTCCCTGCCTGGGTTGTATGCTACATTCCAGCTACAATGTCCATCCTGAACATCCTCCCAGCCCCAAAATCTTTCCCATTCATTGTCCCATACCTTCTTTTCGAGAACACTATGTCCGTAACCAAGTTCAATGCCATGATTTCTGGATTGTTCCAGCTCGGGAGTGCCTATGAGTGGGTTGTCACCAAGAAATCAGGTCGTTCTTCGGAGGGCGATCTTGTTGGGCTAGTTGAGAAACACTCCAAGCAGCAAAGAGTAGGATCTGCTCCCAATCTTGACGCGCTAACAAAGGAGGAGTCGAATCCTAAAAAGgactccaagaagaagaagcacaATAGGATCTACAGGAAGGAACTGGCACTTTCCTTCCTCTTGTTAACGGCAGCAGCTCGCAGTTTGCTATCTGCTCAGGGAATCCATTTCTACTTTCTTCTGTTCCAAGGGGTCTCATTCTTGGTTGTTGGTCTCGACCTAATTGGTGAGCAAGTGGAGTGA
- the LOC4339281 gene encoding tyrosine decarboxylase-like — MAILNHSDAAFPVAATTPLLGRRPLDAGEFRRQGRQVVDFIADYYAGINDYPVRPAVAPGFLAGKLPATAPSTPEPDALTAGLRDVRELMLPGLTHWQSPRHFAHFSATASNVGALGEALAAGLNVNPFTWEASPAATELEVVVTDWLGKALHLPERLLFAGGGGGTLLGTSCEAMLCTIVAARDEKLAEIGEERIGDLVVYCSDQTHFSFQKAARIAGIRRGNCREIPTCRESGFVLTATALQAAVAADEAAGRVPLFLCATVGTTPTAAVDPLRELCAAVEGRGVWVHVDAAYAGAACVCPEFRHAIAGAEAVDSFSTNPHKWLLANMDCCALWVARPAALVAALGTDDDVILKDAAAAARPARGDHHHHAAVDYKDWQVALSRRFRALKLWLVLRCHGVDGLRAVVRSHVRMAAALERMVRADARFEVPVPRQFALVCFRLRGGGAAAQLVGGDELTASNELNRRLLEAVNATGRAYMSSAVVGGMYVLRCAVGNSLTEEHHVREAWSVVQGQAAAVLATAGAAADTARTKDHAAGDDHGADQPHAMTTTTTMGCRSGPWEL; from the coding sequence ATGGCCATCTTGAATCACTCCGACGCCGCCTTCCCTGTAGCTGCTACTACGCCACtactcggccgccgcccgctggaCGCCGGCGAGTTCCGGCGCCAGGGACGGCAGGTCGTCGACTTCATCGCGGACTACTACGCCGGCATCAACGACTACCCCGTGCgccccgccgtcgctccaggCTTCCTCGCCGGGAAGctcccggcgacggcgccgtcgacgccggagCCCGACGCGCTCACCGCCGGGCTGCGCGACGTCCGCGAGCTCATGCTCCCGGGGCTCACTCACTGGCAGAGCCCACGTCACTTCGCGCACTTCTCGGCGACGGCCAGCAACGTGGGCGCCCTCGGCGaggctctcgccgccggcctcaaCGTCAACCCTTTCACGTGGGaagcctcgccggcggccaccgagCTGGAGGTCGTTGTCACTGACTGGCTCGGCAAGGCGCTGCACCTGCCGGAGAGGCTGCTGttcgccggaggcggcggcgggacgttGCTGGGGACGTCATGCGAGGCCATGCTTTGCACCATCGTCGCCGCGAGGGACGAGAAGCTCGCCGAGATCGGCGAGGAGAGGATCGGCGACCTCGTCGTCTACTGCTCCGACCAGACTCACTTCTCGTTCCAGAAGGCCGCGCGCATCGCCGGCATTCGCCGTGGTAACTGCCGGGAGATACCGACGTGCCGGGAGAGCGGCTTCGTTCTCACGGCGACGGCGCTGCAGGCCGCCGTGGCCGCGGACGAAGCGGCGGGGAGGGTCCCGCTGTTCCTGTGCGCGACGGTCGGGAccacgccgacggcggcggtggacccTCTGCGCGAGCTGTGCGCCGCCGTGGAGGGGCGCGGCGTGTGGGTGCACGTGGACGCGGCGTACGCCGGCGCCGCGTGCGTGTGCCCGGAGTTCCGCCacgccatcgccggcgccgaggcCGTGGACTCGTTCAGCACGAACCCGCACAAGTGGCTTCTCGCCAACATGGACTGCTGCGCGCTGTGggtggcgcggccggcggcgctcgTCGCCGCGCTCGGCACCGACGACGACGTGATCCTCAaggacgcggccgcggcggcgaggcccgcGAGgggcgaccaccaccaccacgccgcgGTGGACTACAAGGACTGGCAGGTCGCGCTGAGCCGCCGGTTCCGCGCGCTGAAGCTGTGGCTCGTCCTCCGCTGCCACGGAGTCGACGGCCTGCGCGCCGTCGTGCGCTCCCACGTCCGCATGGCGGCCGCGCTCGAGCGCATGGTGCGCGCCGACGCGCGGTTCGAGGTGCCCGTCCCGAGGCAGTTCGCGCTGGTCTGCTTccggctgcgcggcggcggcgccgccgcacagctcgtcggcggcgacgagctcACGGCCAGCAACGAGCTCAACAGGAGGCTCCTCGAGGCGGTGAACGCGACGGGGCGCGCGTACATGAGCTCCGCCGTGGTGGGCGGCATGTACGTGCTGCGCTGCGCCGTCGGCAACTCGCTCACCGAGGAGCACCACGTCCGGGAGGCGTGGAGCGTCGTGCAGGggcaggccgccgccgtcttggccaccgccggcgccgccgctgacaCTGCTCGTACCAAggaccacgccgccggcgacgaccatgGCGCAGATCAGCCGCacgcgatgacgacgacgacgacgatgggatGTCGCTCCGGTCCATGGGAGCTGTGA